A region of Nocardioides alkalitolerans DNA encodes the following proteins:
- a CDS encoding response regulator produces MTVRVLVVEDEATAAQAHAAYVARVDGFEVVAVARSAAEAARALSREQIDLVLLDMHLPDGHGLGLVRGMRAAGHLCDVIAVTSARDADVVRQAVAHGVVLYLLKPFTFPTFRAKLQQYAAYRASLSSGREVAQEEVDGLLGSLRSPSAGSVPKGMSAETLRDVTQAVRDADTGVSATEVAERVGASRVTVRRYLEHLADTGRLDRAPRYGGTGRPEVEYRWRG; encoded by the coding sequence GTGACGGTCCGGGTGCTCGTCGTCGAGGACGAGGCGACCGCGGCGCAGGCGCACGCGGCGTACGTCGCCCGGGTCGACGGGTTCGAGGTCGTCGCCGTCGCCCGCTCCGCCGCGGAGGCGGCCCGGGCGCTGTCCCGGGAGCAGATCGACCTGGTGCTCCTCGACATGCACCTGCCGGACGGGCACGGTCTCGGCCTGGTGCGCGGCATGCGCGCAGCGGGTCACCTGTGCGACGTCATCGCGGTGACCTCGGCCCGCGACGCGGACGTGGTGCGGCAGGCCGTGGCCCACGGGGTGGTGCTCTACCTGTTGAAGCCGTTCACCTTCCCGACCTTCCGGGCGAAGCTCCAGCAGTACGCCGCCTACCGCGCCTCGCTGTCCTCCGGACGTGAGGTGGCCCAGGAGGAGGTCGACGGCCTGCTCGGCTCCCTGCGCTCACCGAGCGCCGGGAGCGTGCCGAAGGGCATGAGCGCCGAGACGCTGCGCGACGTGACGCAGGCGGTGCGCGACGCGGACACCGGGGTGTCGGCCACCGAGGTCGCCGAGCGGGTCGGCGCCTCCCGGGTCACGGTACGGCGCTACCTCGAGCACCTCGCCGACACGGGCCGGCTGGACCGGGCGCCCCGGTACGGCGGCACGGGACGGCCCGAGGTCGAGTACCGCTGGCGGGGCTGA